One part of the Xiphophorus maculatus strain JP 163 A chromosome 1, X_maculatus-5.0-male, whole genome shotgun sequence genome encodes these proteins:
- the LOC111608152 gene encoding 3-hydroxyacyl-CoA dehydrogenase type-2-like gives MATTAGNDWQPPPAYPWKQTPVSAARPTLVLKSLAREKFGKLDLAVNCAGIAVAVKTYNFKKNAPHSLEDFQHVINANIAGTFNVIRLAVGEMGKNEPDADGHRGCIINTASVAAFDGQVGQAAYSASKGGIVGMTLPIARDLAPMGIRVVTIAPGLFATPLLASLPEKVRSFLCRQVPFPSRLGDPAEFAHLVTSVAENPMINGEVIRLDGAIRMQP, from the exons AAACTCCGGTGTCGGCTGCCAGACCAACTTTAGTCTTAAAGTCTCTGGCCCGGGAGAAGTTCGGGAAGTTGGACCTGGCAGTCAACTGTGCCGGCATCGCTGTGGCTGTAAAAACGTACAACTTCAAGAAGAACGCCCCTCACAGCCTGGAGGACTTCCAGCATGTCATCAAC gcaaATATCGCAGGAACCTTCAACGTGATCCGCCTCGCCGTGGGGGAGATGGGGAAGAACGAGCCGGACGCAGACGGACACCGAGGCTGCATCATCAACACCGCCAGCGTGGCAGCGTTCGACGGACAG gTCGGACAAGCGGCGTATTCTGCTTCTAAAGGCGGCATCGTTGGAATGACGCTCCCAATCGCTCGAGATCTGGCGCCGATGGGCATCAGAGTCGTCACAATCGCTCCTG GATTGTTCGCCACTCCTCTCCTCGCCAGCCTTCCAGAGAAGGTGCGCTCCTTCCTCTGCCGCCAGGTGCCCTTTCCTTCACGCCTAGGAGACCCCGCTGAGTTTGCCCACTTGGTGACCTCAGTGGCGGAAAACCCGATGATCAACGGGGAGGTCATCAGGCTGGACGGAGCTATCCGCATGCAGCCCTGA